The sequence below is a genomic window from Acetivibrio clariflavus DSM 19732.
GCACCGTCAGAAGAAGCAGGATACGAGCAAATGAAGGCAGTCACAGAGAAGTGGCAAGAGAATTATCCTAATGCCATGAAGAACTAGACATTAAATGGGGATGTAATCAGCCCAATGTTTAAGTTTTCGGCAGATGTTCGAAAGGTTATTTATACTACCAACGCAATAGAGAGACTAAATAGTACGTACCGCCGTCTAAACATCAAAAGAAGTGTATTTCCAAGTGATACTTCACTTTTAAAAGCTTTGTATTTAGTAACATTCGAAGTTGCAAAATAGTGAACACTGCCTATAAGGAACTGGAGTAAGGACTATTGGGAGTTATCTATCGTGAATAAGGGAGATTACCATAGCAAAAAGAAAATGGCCAGTCAAGAGTGAATAAATGCCCTTTTACAATGGTGCTCTTTACATACCATTTGCTTTTCACTATATTATAACCAAGGGCTTGTAAGCCAAAATCTGACTTACGAGCCCATTAAAAAATTATCATAGAAAGTCAATTTACAGAAAAAGTTTCACACACCACCAAGAAGGAGAATTTTTATTCTTTTATACACAAAATTTTCAACAGCCTCTTTTAAAGCTTTTCCTATTCTCAGTTTTTACCAAAAGGAATATTTCTATTTTTGTTTTACAGTCATTAACTAATAGTTTTTATGCTTCATATAGCTCTTTTATTTTACGGAACCAGCTTTCAACTTCATCAAAAACACCAAGTTCTACTAAGTGCTGTTTTGTAATCTTTTTAGTTACTTTGCAGTTTAATATTTGTTTTATTCGTTTTTCACGTTCTGATACATCGTTATAGTCTTAAGTAGTAGTGTAAAATTGATGACTTAAAATTACTGGAAAATATTGTCCCTTGAAAATAAAGCCACGATATGGTTTTCTACTATGTTAGCCAAACAAAAGTAGAGGAGGTCATATCATGGCTACAAAAGATATAATGCCACTAATCGAAGAAATTTTCAAGTATTATGGACATGTAAAAGATGGAGATTTCATGAGAGATCTGATGGCTTTAATACTAAATAAGTTGATGGAAGCTGAAGTGACTGCAAAAATTGGTGCAGATAAGTATGAACGTACAGAAGAAAGAAATAATCAAAGGAATGGTGTCAGAATCAGACCATATAATACCCGTCTTGGTACCATTGATTTAAAAATACCTAAACTTCGTGAGGGAACCTATTTCCCAAGTTTTCTAGAGCCTAGGCGTATGTGGGAAAAAGCACTTGTTAATGTTGTTCAGGAAGCATATGTCCATGGTATAAGCACCCGAAAAGTGGATGAATTAGTTCAGGCACTTGGTATGGAAGGTATTGATAAAAGTAAAGTATCACGCATAAGCCAAGAACTTGATGAATATGTTACTCAATTTGTAAACCGTAAATTAACAATTAAATATCCATATTTGTGGTTGGATGCAACATTTCCAAAAGTACGGGAAGGTGGACATGTAGAAAACATGGCATTGGTTGTAGCAGTAGGTGTTAATGAAAATGGTGAACGTGAGATTTTGGGTTTTGATGTTGGACTTACAGAAAGCGGGCCATTCTGGACAGAGTTTTTACGCCGACTTGTAAATCGTGGATTACATGGAGTCCAACTTGTTATTAGTGATTCTCACGAAGGGTTAAAAAAGGCGATTTCAGAAGTTTTAGGAGGTTGTTCGTGGCAAAGGTGTCGAGTGCATTTTATGAGGAATGTATTAAGTCAGGTGCCACGGAAACAGCAAGGTATGGTATCAGCAATAGTAAGAACAGTATTTGCAGCACCGGACCAGAAAACAGCTAAGAATCAATTATATACAGTTGTAGAACAGTTAAAGGGAAGATTTCCGAAAGCAATGGAAGTCTTGGAAAATGGATGTGAGAATGTGTTGCAGTATATGGAGTTTCCGCGAGAACATTGGGCACAGCTACATTCCACGAATCCATTAGAAAGACTAAACAGGGAAATACGGCGAAGAACTGACGTGGTAAGTATATTTCCAAATCGTGAATCAGTAATAAGATTGGTTGGATCAATATTAATAGAGCAGCACGAGGAATGGCAAATTGGTCGAAGGTACTTTAGTAAAGAATCAATGAATAAGTTGGTAAAGCCTGCAATTGGGACATATAGTTTGGCCCCAGAGGCATTATTGCACAAATAAAGTTAGCTTGCTTTTTTAGCTGAATCCCGAGGCTATTTTTACTACACTTAAATGGCCTTAGGCAGTGTCCGCCATGCTACACTGGAAAATTGCGGAGGATGAGGTAAATGTAACTTGCTTCTTCCCCTCATCCCTCGGCACAATAAAGAGAGCATGGCGGAATGTGGTTGTCAAGGAAAAGCCCGGTTTGGGCCCTTGACAACCACATTAGCGGAAATTAAAGAAACATAGTAGAAAACAATTTACACCACTTGACAAGACACTATCGATACATCAGAAATTTCTAACTTTACTCTATCTTTTAGAAACTGAGGAACGTCATGTTTTTTCCAACTAGATAAGTCCTCGCTAAATTCTATATTAAATTCCTCTTTTATTAGACTAGGGTGAATATAGTTTTCCATTTCTAACATGGATGTATTAAGTCCATAACGTCTTCTGTCATTTGCAGAACATATATCTCTTATTAGCTTGCAATACTCTTCTTTATCATTGTCGTATAAGTGAAACTCTATTACATTTGAATCTTTAAGATAATTTTTATTGACCCATGTTATCAAATTACTACCTTTCATTGGAATTATAGAAATATTTTCTTTTTTTAAATCTATTATATTTTTAAACTCTTCAATATTTTGATTAATATTAATTAAAAAATTAATATCATTTTCACCTTCAACGCAAATCACAAGTTTAGAAATAGCTGTAGGTAAAACACCAAGAGTATCAATAATGCCTTTTATTTTTGCATTTTCATCTTGTTCAATAAAAGGCTCATTTTTATCATTTCTTCTAATAAATATTAGATGTTCTTTGTTAACCATCTTAGCGATTTCTGGTGTATGTGTTGTAATAATTATTTGATGTCTTTCATTACTAGACATTTCTAACAATGTTTCGATTAACATTTTCTGGTAGTTGGGGTGCTGAGAAGTTTCAGGCTCTTCAATAGCATATATGACATCGTTTGAAGGTGCATCTTTAATGAGCTTTTCTGCTTCTGCTCTGAAATAGCTCAGAAGAATCAGCCTTCTAATACCACTACCTCTTTTGTTTAATGGTATATTATCATCTCCAACAAGAGAAAAAGAAAAAATGCTATCCCATCCTTTTAAGTCAAGTTTAGTTTTTAAGTTTGTTGCGATTTCTTTATCGAATTCTTTCAATTTCTCAATAGTTTCTTGCCCTATTTTCATTACTTCTTTTTCTACTTCGCTTTTTACTTTATCAAGATATTCTTGGACTTTTGATAATGCATTTTTAGTTGCTATTTTAAGTGGATTTTGGACTTCTGAATCTTCATCTGTATTGGGTCTATCAGATTGAAATAAGAAATAAAATGGCAAGTTCTTTTTAATACTAATCTATACGTTTTTGGTATCATCACTTGCGTTAATATCGATATAAGTTAAAACTTTGTCTTGTACATCTGATACTTTGTATATAGCTTTCCGAATTTCTGCACTTTTAGTTTTATCAATAGAATTATAATTATCTATACTATCTTTTAATTCATCTAGTTTCTTTTTTAATTCTGTTATTTTCATTGTGACTAATGGCTTTTCAAAAACTGATGGATAATTAGCAATTATGTATGTTTTGATATCTGTTTTATTAATTTTTTGTTTCGAGCAATCATAGACTTTATGAATTTCCAATAGCCCCTCGCTGTTTAAGAGATATTCTTCAGATAAATTAGTGGGATTTGTACTATCAATTACAATTTGCTCATCTTTCCTAATTTTAAAACATGCTCCGATAATAATCTTTTTATTTTCTGACAATATATTACAGTCGTCTGGGTCAATTTTTATTTGACAATCTCTGTCTTCACCATTAATAAACAACTCTAGTGCTTCTAGAATTGTTGATTTTCCTATGTCATTTCTCCCAATTATTACATTCATATTATCATCAAAATTAATTTCCGCCTTATTGTATCCTCTGAAATTTTCCAATATTATTTTTTTAGTTTCATGTATAACCCTCCCTATTTATACTTCTTATTGAATGAAAATTCAATATAAGTTATGAAATTCCACATAAAAGTACAAAAATCCTTTTATTATTACAAAATTTTATACTATAGCTTTATAATGGGAGCAAGAAACACATACTGAAAAATGTAATTAATATACAAAATACAGTAAGTTTAAATGAGTTTATATAGAATTTTTCAGCAAATTATTTTAAATTTTTAGAGTTTGGGGAGTATAACTCTAAATTACTTTTGTATCATATACAATTGCAAGTTTTGATAAATTTTTAGATAAGTTTGATTTAATTTGGCAATTCATTATTTGTAATACGGTATTATGTGATTATTCCACCTCTTTTCATTTTGTGTGCGTCCAGCGAAGCTGGACCACACTTGCCGGTGAAAGTCTGGCACGGGTAATTTCCAAGAAGCCCGTTAGCTAATCCCGGTGCGTCACGGTAATGTGAGGTGCTGAGCGGGAGGATAAAGTACCTGCCTAAACAGCAGGGCGAGCGAAAATGCAGACCGTAACATCAAGTGAATTCTGCGGCATCGTCAAAATGGTCTCTGGCTTACAGAGTAAAAAGGGGAAGTCGAGCTTTGGTAAATTGGGCGAAGACCACGGAAGATGGGAAGAACTTGGATTGCACCATCGAAGAATCCCCCGGTGTATTGGAAACGTTATTTATTGAAAGTGTGGTTCGGAACGGGAGAGATCCTACTTTGCACAGTGTAAGCTGTAAAGAAGACACTTATAAGCTGAAGAAGTGAAATTGTGGACTTGCAAAGAAGGAGTCGGAGGAGCCCATATTACTGATGATACTACAGACAATAAAACTGTAATGAGGAAAAGGGGCTCTGCTTTATTCAAGTTATCCGATGTAAGTAAGAGCGAGTAAATACCAAAAAGGCTAACAACACCATAGGAAAAGTTCTACAACTTCAAAGGAAACTATACCTTGCAGCCAAGTCAAACAGCAAGAGAAGGTTCCATGCTCTCTATAACAAGGTATACCGAAAGGATATACTAATAGAAGCATGGAGAAGGGTGAAAGCTAAATGGTGGAGCAGGAGGTATTGACCGTATTGAAATAGCTGATGTTGAGGAATATGGAGTAGATAAGTTCGTGCAGGAGATACAACAAGAACTGATAGAAGGAAAATACCATCCCAAGCCAGTGAGGAGAACCTATATACCCAAAGGGAATGGGGAGAAAAGGCCATTAGGAATACCTAACATAAAGGGCAGAGTAGTACAGATGGCAGTAAAACTAGTGATTGAACCTGTGTTTGAAGCAGATTTTCTTGACTGCTCCTATGGGTTCAGGCCAAAGAGAAATGCGCACCAGGCACTGGATAGAGTCCGCAAGGACACGAACAGGAAAGGCTGGTGGGTGGTAGATGCCGACATAAAAGGGTATTTCAATAACATAAACCATGAAAAGCTAATGCTGATGATGAAGCAGAGGATATCGGACAGAAGGATACTCAAAATGGTCTGGAAATAGCTAAAAGTGGGAATTATGGAAGATGGAGAGTACACAGAGAGTGAGATAGGGAGTCTGCAAGGCTGAGTAATATCACTACTTTTGGCAAATATCTATCTGCATTATTTCGACTTAAAATGGGAGATGTGTTACAAACAACTTTGCAAGCTTATAAGATACTGTGACGATTTCGTAATTATCTGCAGAACAAAGAAGGAGGTGGAGCATGCGCTGAAGGCTGTGAAGTCAATAATAGAAAGGCTGGAGTTAGAACTGCATCCGGACAAAATAAAGCTGGTCAGTATGTGGAATGGGAATGAAGGGTTTGATTTTCTGGGTTTTCATCATAGGAGGAAGGTGCCAGAAACATCAAAGGGACAGAAATTTAACGAAACAAATCAATTTCCATCAAGAAAGGCCATGCCAAAAATGAGGAATAATATCAAAAGTGCATTTGCCAGCAGGGCAACGTTGCTGCTGGATATGCAGAAAATAATAGAAATTTTAAATCCGAAAATCATAGGAATGAGAAATTATTATGGGTTAAAGAATGCAGGGAAGCAGCTAAACAAGATTGACTGGTATATCATAAAGAGATTTACATTATGGTATAACTACAAAACACAGAATAAAAGATGGTTTGCTGGCATCTCAAAGGTTCGTAAAGTTATTTGCGAAAACGGACTCCAAAAACTTGCTGTTTAGACAAATGCTGAAGGAAGAAGAATATCGGGAAGCTGTGTGCGTGAGAATCGCATGCACAGTTTGATGAAGGGGAAGGTGAGAAACAAACTTTCCCACCAATCTACTCTACACTAACTTTTTGGGGTGTTGATTTTACATAATTTTTCCATAGAACTATCCACTCATCGCGACTTGCATAATCATCTTTAACATAGGTTTTTGCAATTTTATGAACTGCAAAAATTAAAGCATTTGCATATCTGCCAGGGTTCTTTTCTATGTAGTCTAACATATACGGTAAATATTCTATTCCGAGATTCTCTATTTCTTTATATTTTTCTGTTTCAAGAAGGGGACTGTTGTAGCTGCTGAATCCAATTTTAGGATCATTTGCACAGTAATCAATCAGCTCTTGAAGCTTTATGTCAAAGACTTTTTGGTACTCATCTTCTTCGCTTTGCGTTTCCAAAATAAATTGCTGTTCTTTGCTTTTATTGCTGTGCAAATAAAATAACACTACTTCCAAAAAACACTAATAACTAATAAGGTTATAGCTGACAGAAGCGTCTTTTTATTTAAGATTTTTGCTTTCATTTGTAATCTCCACTTGAGCCAATAAAGCAAACAATTGTATAATTTGCTAACATAATATTATCTAATAATTACCATTATGTCTATAATTCTAGAAGAATAATAATCTATATTGAGAATCAAAACTTAATAAACTTAAGCCGCTATACTTTAAACCTATAGCCGATACCCCATATGGTTTCAATATATTGGGGTTTTGAACTGTCTAACTCAATTTTTTCCCTTATTTTTTTGATATGCACCGTCACGGTGGAAACATCGCCGACAGCATCCATATTCCAGATTCTATCAAATAGCTCTTCCCTTGAAAAAACTCTGTTTGGATTTTCTGCTAAGAAGAGAAGCAAATCAAACTCCTTGGTGGTTAAGGTAACTTCCTGACCTTCTACCCATACTCTCCGAGCATCTTTGTCTATTACAAGGTTTCTGACGGCAATAGTTTTTGATTTTTTCTCATTGCTACCCACAAGTCTTTCATAGCGTGAGATGTGTGCTGTAACTCTTGCTACAAGTTCGTTCGGACTGAAAGGTTTGGTTATGTAGTCATCGGCACCTAGCCCTAAACCTCTGATTTTGTCAATATCTTCCTTGCGGGCCGATACCATAAGTATGGGAATATTTTTAGACTCCCTTAATCTGCGGCATATTTCAAAACCGTCTATATTGGGAAGCATCAAATCTAAAATTATCAGATCAAAATCTTCCTTCAATGCCCGGGCCAGTCCTTTATCGCCCGTCTTTTCTATATCGACGTCATATCCGTTTATTTCAAGATAATCCCTTTGAAGTTCTGCTATAGATACCTCATCTTCAATTATCAGTATCCTTTTTTTCATTTTCCATACCCACCTTTTCTAATTCAAAATATATGCTGGTTCCGTATCCGTATTTACTTTCTGCATAGATTTTTCCGCCATGTTCTTCAATTATCTGCCTTGCGATGGCAAGACCCAAGCCGCTGCCACCCTTTGATGTGTTTCTTGAAGGGTCAGCCCTGTAAAATCTGTTAAAGATATTCGGAAGATATTCCTGTTTTATTCCCTCGCCGTTGTCGTGTATACCTATCAAGACTTTATTTTGCCTGTCTTTAACATCTATTTTAATCTCTCCGTTTTCCTTATCCATGTATTTAATTGAGTTTTCAATTATGTTCGAAAACACTCTCTTTAATTTTTCCGAATCGGCTTTAACTTGCGTGCTGTCGGGTAAATTGTATTCATATTCCATATTTATTCCGATTTTATCCAATTGAAACTTATATTCATCAACCATATCTTCAATAAATGCTTTTAGAT
It includes:
- a CDS encoding group II intron maturase-specific domain-containing protein; translated protein: MQKIIEILNPKIIGMRNYYGLKNAGKQLNKIDWYIIKRFTLWYNYKTQNKRWFAGISKVRKVICENGLQKLAV
- a CDS encoding IS256 family transposase, whose translation is MATKDIMPLIEEIFKYYGHVKDGDFMRDLMALILNKLMEAEVTAKIGADKYERTEERNNQRNGVRIRPYNTRLGTIDLKIPKLREGTYFPSFLEPRRMWEKALVNVVQEAYVHGISTRKVDELVQALGMEGIDKSKVSRISQELDEYVTQFVNRKLTIKYPYLWLDATFPKVREGGHVENMALVVAVGVNENGEREILGFDVGLTESGPFWTEFLRRLVNRGLHGVQLVISDSHEGLKKAISEVLGGCSWQRCRVHFMRNVLSQVPRKQQGMVSAIVRTVFAAPDQKTAKNQLYTVVEQLKGRFPKAMEVLENGCENVLQYMEFPREHWAQLHSTNPLERLNREIRRRTDVVSIFPNRESVIRLVGSILIEQHEEWQIGRRYFSKESMNKLVKPAIGTYSLAPEALLHK
- a CDS encoding response regulator transcription factor, translated to MKKRILIIEDEVSIAELQRDYLEINGYDVDIEKTGDKGLARALKEDFDLIILDLMLPNIDGFEICRRLRESKNIPILMVSARKEDIDKIRGLGLGADDYITKPFSPNELVARVTAHISRYERLVGSNEKKSKTIAVRNLVIDKDARRVWVEGQEVTLTTKEFDLLLFLAENPNRVFSREELFDRIWNMDAVGDVSTVTVHIKKIREKIELDSSKPQYIETIWGIGYRFKV